ggcggggccggggtcGCCGGTCCGCCCCGCTCGGTGAGGGCACCGGACCCGCCTCCCTCCGCCGCGGGCTCGGCCCTTGCCCTGCCGTGCCCGAGGGGCGGCCGGAGCGGCGGCGATGAGCGACGCGGAGCGGCCGGAGGAGGCGGCCGCGGGCGGCCCCGGGCGCTCGCTGGGTACGCGaggggcggccgggccgggccgggcgggtgcgggggctgaggggggacTGGGGCCGCCCTCGGTCCTGCGGCCGCGCTCCCTCGGGGCGAAGGGGGCACTGCTGCCGTCGTTCTCCCCCAGGCGGTGGGGCCTGCGGGTTGAAGGGTTTTATCTTCCAAGAGCTCTGCACGCAATAAATAATAACAACGCGCTAATACGGAGCTTACAGTAGCTCTTAACCAGCTCCTGCAAAGTCCTGGAGTTCAGCACGTGGTGTTTCAAGGAGGTCTTCTTGTGTTTTGAGTGACAGGCGAAGACCTTCCAAAGGCCTTGTTTGTTCTCTGACTTTAAAAGCAAAGGGGGGATGTTAATGTTTAGATCTTGATGCATAGCCAGGACAACTGATGTTgccccttttcttcctcagtaGCCTGgagcatttgggttttttttttgtaagatgTCTGTGGAATATTcttatttctcctctttctaTTCAGCTGGTTTTCAGACAAAAGGGTTCACCAGGAAGCTCGTGATATAGGACTGGGAATTAGGAAGGGAtaaagagagggaggaaaaaggaagcACAACTTAGTTGATAAAGTGCAGAGAATTGTAACTTTAGTGTTGAAATACTTTTGatttaaacaagaaaatgtaGCTGCTGTAAGTGACAACTGACCTGTTGCATTCAACCTTGCTATTCTTTGCTTTAGGCCCTAGTGTTGCATCTCCAGATGAAGGAGTAGTAGAAGATCTGCCTTTAATAGATGAGAAAGCTGTGGAGCAGCTGACTGAAGGATTGATTTCCCATTATCTGCCTGATCTTCAGCGATCAAAATCAGCACTGCAGGAACTTACgtaagcagatttttaaaaccaACTTCATAGACATGCACACTTTGTTTGCcacttttttcagtttaatgtCCCAGCTCCCCTTAACTGCAATAGAGTTTATCACAGCATTTCTGTACCCTGACTGGAGCAGCATGAACAGTTAAGTGCTCTGCAGGAGTACTGGTGGTGTATAAGCTGCCATGTAGCCTGTAGGAACTTTGACTGAAGAATGTGTAACGTTAGAACACTGAAATCCCCTGAGCTGGTATAGCAGAAGACATGGAGATTTCTTAAACACTTGTTCACATCTGTAGTGGAAAGTCTGCTGAAAGCTGGATTTATGTCACTTGCAGAGATGCAGTTTGTATTCAGAGCAGCTTGTAGTGCAGTGAATTTTTTGTTGTCCAGTCTCTAATCTCCGTTGCAAAAGCTACACTTGAAAAATATAAGTAAGAAGCTAAATAGATGAGAATTCTTTGTACGTTGATATCTCAGTGATAACTGAGAGTAGCTGATTTCAAATGCAGACTGGGTCTGCCATGGGTACAGAGATACTGCAAAGGACTTTACACAGATCCATCTCAGGTTCTACAGGGTACATTGGTTTGGGTTTCACTACACATGATGTGATTATGCTGCTGCCAAGGACAGCCTGTGTCTGGAGAGACTTGAGCTGATCTGTGTGGGATGGAGGATCCTTAATAAGCACCAAGGATCCACACAAGTTCTATACAGAAATGACTTGGTCCTGCAGTGTAATGCAGAGGCACCCAAGTGGAAAGGCGAGAGctaattgtttttcctttcattcaaCCACTGCAGCCTGGAGAGTGCCTCTTCAGGGGGTTTTGGGTATTCATCCAAATGAATGCCAGATGAATTCATGTACTCAGCTGGGAATTTTCTAAAACCATTTACTCATGTCTTTATTGAAATGACCTAGCAATGCATAAGAAGAATCTGATATTGAGAAGTGTGTATTTATATTGTTATGATCAAAAGTCCTATTTATTTAAAGAGCTGGTTGAAAAGCATGTGTGCTGCTTTACTTTGGGTTTatgcatcttttttttgttttagacAGAACCAGGTGGTATTACTAGAAACATTAGAACAAGAAATTTCTAAATTCAAAGAGTGTAACTCCATTCTTGAAATCAATGCTTTGGTAAGTACCAACAAATGCCTTTTTAAATCCCTATTAGTGTAGGTTTTTCTTGCTAAAACATTAGTAGCAACTTGTGTATATTCCTTGTTCTTAGTGGCCTACAAGAAGAAAACCAACCAGTTCAGATATTTGGGACAAATTGTTGCTGGAGAGGGTGGGAACCAGCATATTTCTCTTAAATAGGAAGGGCACTGGGAAGAGAGGGCAGGCTCTAGTAAGACTAGTCATTCAAAGCCAGCAGCCAAAGCAAATGTATGCCTTTTTCTGGCAGGACCAAGCTCTGTGCACCTCCCAAAACTAGCAGGAGGGGTGCATGAAAACTCATATATGGTGCATGGAgtagtaatatttttattctatatGATGAATTTTAATTTGGTAGATTACTGGGTATCCCTGTTGAGATATGGTATATATTGATACAGgtaatatataaatttatatatttgatGCATTAGCAAACTGTTCTGGTAATCACTATGCTTTTGATTGCCATTTGGCTGTGTAGCTTTATAAAACAACCATTCCAACTTGACAGTCACTGCTTTAACAGTTgtgttttttaagttttcagaAGCTAAACACTATCACAACAAGTTAGTGAATATTAGAAATGAAATGATGATGATCCATGAGAAGACGTCAAAGTTAAAAGTgagtgaaataaatatttttactttccaGTATAGATAATTTCTTATGTATTATTGACTTCTAGCTTTTCTTTTGGATGCATGCTGAAAGTTCTGATTAAAATAGAATTGTATCTGAAAGGATGTTTCCAGTAGCACCAAGCCATGTGTGTTTTTAAACTTTCACTTACTCCTAAAGCTGCTTAAGCAACTTTTACCTCTGAACTACTAGTAAATCTCAGTGTTTTCATCATGTTTAGTTGGTATAAGAATCACGCTTTGTTCTGTCACTTAAACCACTCCATTCCAACCAGTTCTCTTTGttgtttcagtttctttctAATGAAAACTAGATTGTCATAAATGTAAGAATGGCTCTTTCTATTTAATGTACCAGTAACAATAGTGTAAGTTCACTGACTTTGTGCTGTATAGTCAGGTTACATTCTGGCAAGTCCTTCAGTATGCTGAAGGAGGAGGATTTTCCTCCAAGAGGATTTTCTCTTGGAGGCAATAAATTGCATGGTAATCGCTTTGTCTGGTATACTCAAAGGGTGACTTTTAGTGAGATTGAAGAGAATCCAGTCTGCATTTTCCCAGTGCAGATCAGACTTGCCATTTCTGAACAGTAGGCTGCAAGTGGGAGGAATGAAGCAAAAATGAACAGTTCCTGCAACATTCGGTCGTAAAGAGGGTGGattggagaagggaagggatttTGTTGGTAGCTCCAACTTAAATATGTCTATAAAACCTACAATTATTTTCTTGTCCTTTCTGTTTAGAAAAGAGCACTTAAGCTGCAACAAAAGAGGCAGAAGGAAGAACTAGAACGAGAGCAGCAACGTGAGAAGGAACTTGAAAGAGAGAAACAGTTAACGGCAAAACCTGCAAAGAGGACATGAAAGCAGAGCATGCAACAACTTGTCTGAATTAATGATTTCTGCATTCTCTGGAATTAAGGCAGACTTTGCATAAACTGGGCTATAGCTGTTACTGGCAGCCTATGGTAATACCCTATGGTATTATAAATTCCAGAATGGTAATAATAGTGTTGTTAACattcacattttttcatttcagccaTTCAAGTTGCCTTCTTTTGTAATGCTATGCAGTTTGATACTATTATAACGTAAGTTAATTttttatgtatatgtatattggAGAACTTAGGcatcataattttaaatatcttttttttttcatttgtcctTCTGGTGTTTGGAATTCTGAGAGATATTTGATGACttgtttttcagacaaaataCAGAATACCAGTTAAAGTTCCCTTCTCATCACTGATCTTCAGTGGCTGCCTGTTTCACTGAAACTGCCTTGTTTCAGGCAGTTGGGATCTGCCTTTGATCACAAATACTGACTTTTTGTGCAGCCTTAGTTTGGTCCATCTCTAACGATCTGAAGAAACTTCCAGTGTATTTGCCTAAAAACTCACTTTATTGCTGCAATCTTATTTTTTTGGCATCAAGTAGcttaaaaacagttttaaagtaACTTCTGAATAAGTTCCCAGCTGAATTGATTGACGGGGGAAAGCAGAACACGAAAGATTGTCAAAATTGATGTGTGCACAATGCAGAGATTGATGAATTTGTGCTTCCACAAACATTTGAGTCAAACCAGGGAACTGTTGCTTCTGTAATGTCATCTAAGCATATTTTTTGTGGGATTAGAAGTTACAGTTTCTTTGTCTTgtgtgagaaaataaaacat
The DNA window shown above is from Pseudopipra pipra isolate bDixPip1 chromosome 12, bDixPip1.hap1, whole genome shotgun sequence and carries:
- the BLOC1S6 gene encoding biogenesis of lysosome-related organelles complex 1 subunit 6 isoform X1, with translation MSDAERPEEAAAGGPGRSLGPSVASPDEGVVEDLPLIDEKAVEQLTEGLISHYLPDLQRSKSALQELTQNQVVLLETLEQEISKFKECNSILEINALFSEAKHYHNKLVNIRNEMMMIHEKTSKLKKRALKLQQKRQKEELEREQQREKELEREKQLTAKPAKRT
- the BLOC1S6 gene encoding biogenesis of lysosome-related organelles complex 1 subunit 6 isoform X2 translates to MSDAERPEEAAAGGPGRSLGPSVASPDEGVVEDLPLIDEKAVEQLTEGLISHYLPDLQRSKSALQELTQNQVVLLETLEQEISKFKECNSILEINALKRALKLQQKRQKEELEREQQREKELEREKQLTAKPAKRT